The DNA sequence GCTGCTCAAAACTCACCAGCCCCCGCATGTTTTCTCCACTAGGTTTCCGGACAAGGAAGACGGCTTAGAGGACATCACTCCGTATGACGAGCGGGCGGAGCGCCTCAAGCACATAGATGGAGTCTTGGGCACTGCAGATTGGGCGCCCCGCAAGACGAGCAGCAGCATCAAAAAACACCGCAACTCAACAAGTGATCAGGAGAGCCACCACAGCCAGTCACCACCGCAGTCCCGGCATCACAGCCGGTCCCCGCCACCGTCAGTCAAGGGCTCTAAGAAGGGATCGTCCAAGGAGCGGCCTTCCCAGCGGCACCGGCTTAGCCCTGGCCGGTCGTCCTCCCGGAGCCCAGTGGTTAGGGATGTGGCTTTGGATTCGGATGATATGCTTGTGGACGTGCGTGACATACGGCGACGTTCTTTAGACAGCACTCTAAAATCAGACTCTAAGGAATTGCCGCTGGCTTCCGTGTGCAGCAAGCTGGAGGCATTTCAGGACTCTGGTGCCGAACGgatacgcagcagcagcagcagtagcagtcgTATGAGGAGAGACGAGGATGTTAACTCAACAAGTGATTCCCCATCACAGCTGGAGCGCAAGAGACGCTTATTGGGGCTCAAGGAGAGTTCAAGTGGTTCACGCCCAGAGGACAGCCGCAGTGACACAGACTGTGCCGAAGGTGATGAAGAGCTGTCTGTACGATCTGACAGCAAGTACCTTTCGAAGCAGGTGCAAGACATTCTAAGCTCCAGTGATGGCGAGTGTTCCCCCTGCACTGACGGAGCTGCCAGGAAGAAGGGGAAGGGTTTGCCAACCGACACATGTGCAGTGGCCAGCCGTTCGCGACCGGCCAAAGACATTCCCAGTGTTGTGTCCAAGAGGTTACCCACGAACTGTAGGACTGCGGGTAGCTTTGAGGCTAAATTTTCTGTGGAAGTGCCGAGTGTCAGGGTGGGGGAATTGTTGCAGAGTTCAAGGAAGCAGGTGGATCCACGGCGGCAGCTTGACCACAACAAGGTGTCCTCCACTGTGAGCAGTTACCTTCGTGCAAAAAAGGTGCACTCAGACAAGCTGGACCTGTGTGTGGGGGGTGACCGGTCAAAGATGTGTGACCCGAGCCTGGTCTCGTCCACGGACAGTGAGATGGGCTCACAGGATGCGTCCCTGCTGGCGCACTTGGCCCACAGACACGGTGAGGAAGGTATTGACGAGGTGTCCTCGTCGAGTGACAACCCCCAGCCGCCAGTACGGACGCGACCCTTTCGTGAGTCCAGCCCGCTGTCCCTGCCCCTGCCCAAGTTTGCAGCGGCATTGCGCTCACCTAAGGCATCTCCTTGTGTGGCTGCATCCCCGATGGCCAACTCGCAGAGCCCACATGGCAACTGTTCACCCCTGAGTGCCTTGAACACCAAGAACGGACCCGTGTTCCCAGAAGCCCTGGCGCGGCCTGAGAAGCCAGTGGAAGAAAAGCCAGCGGAAGTGATCCCGCCGGAGTCGGTGCCCGAGGCTCTATCCCCAAGTCCATCCCCCAAAGGGCTGAAGGGCCCTTCCGATTCCAAGCTGCCCGAGAGTTCTTCAGACTCGGAGAGCTCATTGCCTTCCCCAAATCGTCCGTCCTTTGATGAACAGATACGGGCACTCGATGAGAGGTACAACGCGCTCACGGGACCCACTCGAACATTCACGGGCCCTTCGATGGCAGGTTGCACAGTAGAGACACCAGCACCAGTGACCATCGACTACAACAAGTACAACATCAAAAAGAGGCCAAGGTTTCCGGCGCTTTCTCAGGAGTTTCGCACTGAGCCATCGGAGATAATGAAGACTCTACTGGCCAAGACCACCATCCTGGACCAGGACTCCAAGCGGCTGGAGCACATCAACGAGAAGTATGAGCCGAAGGATGTCAAGCTCGACCTTTGCTCGAGCAGTGCCAAGCCATTGTTTCGTACCAAGGCAGCTGCCAAGGAGTTCTCAACTCCACTGTCACTCCCTTCCCTGGGCTTTTCTTCGTGCGCTCCTGCCACTTCTACTGCTCTGCCCCAGGGTGCCTCTAGTCCAAGCTTCACTCATGCAAGCACCGCTGCTCCTGGAGCGTCCCCTAGCCAAACAGTTCCTAATTGTCCTTCTCAGTGCACCACAAGCCAGACACTTGCAGCTCCAGCCCCACTGGCGGCACCAGAGCCTCATCCGAAACATGTGCCGCTGATGGTTGCAACGCCTTATAATGACGTTCCTCCCACAAGGACTGTTCCACCCTCCATACTGCGGCGAGACTCTTCTCCACCCTGTGCAGTGAAACAGGAACCATTCCAAAGCCCGCCTCGAAATCCCACACCTTTGTCACCCCCTGCTGCGGTTGTGGTGAAGAAAGAGGTGATGTCACCAAGGGCTTCTTCGTTACTTCGGCGAGACTCTTCTCCTCCGGTTGTGGTCAAGCAGGAACCCTTCCAGAGTCCACCACGAACTCCCGCTCCACCTTTGCCTCTGGCTGTGAAGAAAGAGCCCGGGTTGGAGAACATTCCGACGAGGAAAGATAGCAGGAATCGAGAGACATGCACGGTCAAGCTGGAGCCCGCAGCTGTGAAGGAAGTGAGTGTGAAGAAAGAGGCACACAAAGACAGCAGCACTAAGAAAGAGTCCAGGAAAGAGTATCAGTCATCTTCCTCCAAGAACATTCTGAGGGAGCATCATGCCACTTCTGATGCTTCTTGCAACTCGGTGTCACATAAAGAAAGGAGAGATTCGCACTCTCACGACTCTTCGGACCTACCTGCACCCCTTCCACTGGCAGCAGTTAAGCAGAGAGTGTCATCTATTGACAGCAACGAGTCTGATTCAGCAAAGTCATCGCGATCGAGTGATGCCTACCTTGAAGTTCCCCCAGAAGCTACATGGAACCGAAGCGAAGATGAGAGACGTTCCATAGAACCAGAAGCGAAGCGGCCAAAGTTGTCACATTCCTCACGGGAGAGAGACAGCTTTGATAAAAGCCACTCATCCAGCAAGTCAAGCTCATCACATTCAAAGAAATCTGAGAAGCGGCTCGagaagtcgtcatcctcatcgtcgtcgtctttcaaGTCTGAGAGGACAGAAAAATCACATTCGTCCCACTCATCGAAAAACGAGTCTGGTGACAAGCAGGATATGAAGTCGTCATCCGAGTCCAAACGTGATAGCTCTAAAAGCAAAGAAGACAAGAAGTCATCTAAGTCAAGGGACAGCAGGGAAAAGTCACGGGACCGACCTAAGGAAAAGGAATCGAGTAAAGAGAAAGGCCAGGACTCTAAGCATGGATCTTCTTCTGGGTCTCACACCAgaaccagcagcagcagctctaaGCAACGAAAAGAGCATGGGTCTGACCGTTCCGAAAAGGATAAGTCTAGATCTGAGAAGCGTACTTCATCAACAAGCGAACAATCAAGGGACTCAAAATCAAAGTCCAagagcaaaagcgaaagccactCCGCATCGGCCCCTCAGGCGTCCGACTTCTGCTTCCTGGATGATGAGCCTGTCTATTTTTCCATGTACGACAAGGTGAAGGCACGTTCTAGCCAAAACCAAACCCTAAAAGATCAAGCAAACATGGAAACCATGCGGCAAAAGTTCAGCCGGCTCAAGCAGAGTCGTGCCAAGAAGGGGAAGTCTGCGGACATGGACTCAGATCGGGATTCGGATCTTTCTAGTCACCACTCCTCCGACTCCGAGACCAAGTCTAGGGTTCCATCTCACAAGTCCAAACAACTCACCAAGAAGCGCAAGCTGGTCATCGAGAGCTCGTCTGACGAAAACGAACAGTCGTTTGCGATGCGGCTCTTACACAACAAGAACGATGACAGCAGTGACTTTTGCTCTGACTCTGAGATGGAATCGTACAAGGAAGCCTTCAACAAGTGCGAGGAGAGAAAGGTGGACATTTCTGATGTTGAAACCTCAGATTCTGACGAACCATCTCACATAATGGCGGCATCTCGAAAACAAAAGCGAAAGCAGCGTCACTCCTCTGAGAAGTCCACAAAGTCTCGGCATGGGAAATCTGATATAGAAAGCTCGGATGCAGACATCAGCAGATCGCTAAAGAGAAAGGAGCTCAAGAAGAAAGCAATGCGCAAGCCTAGCATTCTCAAATCTGATGCTGAAGGCTCTGACGACGAGTGCCATCCAAAGACAGATGAAGGCAAATCGGTCAAGCAGAGATTATCAAGACAAGAGGATATCAGAGACAAGTCAGACATATCCCACACCAAGGAAACTGTTAGTCATAGGAGCAGAAGCAGTAGCAAAAGCAAGCGGCCAAGCAAGGACACTGACGAGTCCAAACATGAAGAAGATTCTGAACTGTCTAGGCAAAGGCACTCCAGTAAAAAGCGGAAAAAATCTAAGAAGTCATCTaagttaaaagaaaagaaatcaacaGAAAAATCCAGTTCATCATCACTGGCTGCTCCATCACAGAAACGGTCTGACACACACTGGGATGTCGGAGAGATGTTAGACGAGTCTTCAGTGTCTTCAAAATACATTGGCTCGCCAAAACAAACACTGAATTCACCACCTGTCCTGCAGCCAAGCATTTTCTCTGATGTGGAAATGAAGTCAGAGCTGTCAGATTACGACTTCGAGGCATCATCAAAGCCGACAGAAAAGCTCAAGGACAGGAATCCCGAGGCATCATGGGACAGCAAACACAATGTGGCAGTAGAGTTCTCCCCTGTAAAGGAGATCAAGCAGGAAAGAGAAGAAGCAGCAAGTGCTAAGCGAGAGAGTGACTCTGAACTTGACAAGATCGTCGACGCTCTGACCGAAGCTGTTGAGCCACGAGGTCCTGCGGTACAAGAGTTTCCTGCCACAGACAAAAAGGAAGAGTACGAAATGGATAGGTTGCCCTATGATGATGTTACATGCGATGTACCATCTACAAGACATCTTAGCGAAGATGATGACAAGGAATCATCTTCGAGGCAGGATGACGGGAAAAGCAAAGAacacaggaagaaaaagaagcagtcaAAGGAGAAGAAGCGAAAGCACAAAGAGGATGTCGTCCTACAGAGTTCCCCGGTGCGAGAGCCTATCGAGGAACCTGCTCCAGCATTTCCAGCTGCACTGGATGAAGACAGCAAGCTCACTGAGGACATTCGTTTAGATGAGGACATAGCAGAGGAGGCAAGGCGTCTTGAAGAGGAACTGCTGGCACAGTCTGAGGAGACCAGCACGTTTGGTGACGGAGACAATGTGCTGAGGAGGGAAGAGAAGCCACTGCAGGCAGAAAGGCACTTTGAAGAAGAAGCCGCCAAGGAAACAAAGCGACTTGAAGAGGAGCTGTTTTCGTCGGGCAGGGACTCATGGCATATGAAAGACGAGAAGGTTTACGATGACGTTGCACCCCAGAAGGAGCCCAAGACCGATGTTCTGGATGTGTCCTCAGCAAAAGATAGCAGCTATTCTAGCCTGGTAGCAACGGAGGAGTTGCCAAGCCGCCATTCAGAGTCACCGCACTACCTCAGCCACGACGTGCCAGAGCAGTTCAAGATCGACGACAAAGAGCAGAACACGTATGAGCTTGACAGCCCAAGGAAGATGGAGGACGACCTGGCAGTTTATGCCCTGCTCCAAGAAATGGGAAACGACGGCATCTCTGCCCCGGAACTTCCAAAGGAGCCTGACTACCTTGACCCAATGGTgcagcatcatcagcagcagcacgaGGAGTCCATGAGCTTTTTGCTGCCTGATGAGAGCTCGAGCTCCCTCCAAATAGACACATCTATGCCAGATCTCACACAAGAGGAAAGCCGGGAATCTGGTGGTGCCCTTGAGTTCACAGACGCTCTGCAGTCTTTgcaacagccacagcagcagccacaaccaccacagcagcagcagcaactacAACACCAGCAAGAGCAGCCACAAAGTGAACAACATGAAGCGCTCTTGGAAAAGACTGCAGAAGGTCCCATTGAGGAATCCTCCACATGTGAAAATGCTGAGGAAGAGCCAGTGAAGGATGTAACATCAGAGCCACCTTTGCTCATTGATGCTAAAGAACCTGAACCAAGCATGGTGCCACCCAAAGAGCTTCCCGATCTCACAAGAGCTGCACTGCAACCAGAAGGGCACACTACATCAACAGAAGAGTCTGACATTGCTGGAACCACAGCAGCTAAGCCCGAGAAGCAGAGGCTCAAGCGAAAGCGGCGGCGAAGTTCAAGAGCCGAGAGTGCCAGTCAGCGACTTCTGTCCGATACAGACGAAGAACACCAGTTTGTTGGTGACAAGAGGTACGAACAGCCAGAAGAATCCCTTCCAGCCGACCCATACCAACCTGTCAAGGAAGAACCAAGGCCGTCGCTCACAGAAAGCACCCTTCTTCCTTCTACAGAGGAGTCTGTAGAGGAGAAGCCTGCAGATGTCACAAAAGCTCCAGCTGAAATGTTGAATGATGAGCCAAGCACGTTACCACAGCATAAGGCTCTCCAAGTTACAAAGGAGGAAGAATTGAACGATGCCCAGACTGCACTTGCTTCTGACGTTGCGGCTGAACCCAAAGAAAAAGCTGAAGACATGGAAATGGTGGAAGAGAACAACGAGGATACAGCAGACTCAAGGCCAAGCAGTATACACCAGGCTGAGGTCCCCATTGAGAATGACAGTAGTAAGGATCAAGAGATGTTTGACGACATGTCTCACCGTGCACCAATTCTTGATATCATTGAGACCCTTAGTTCTCCAGTTGGAACTGGTGACGCTCAGGAGGGTGAGCAAGACGAAGTAGTACACCAGGAAGCTGACTCTTCTGGCGAACAGCTGGACAACACTCTTTCAGCAGAAGAAACTCCAGCACATTCCACCGAGCCCACTGTAGCAGGAACAGAAGGTGTCAAGCGCAAAACAGGGAGCCGCAAGGGACGCAAGACAAAATCGAGGAGGGCCTCTGTACCTCGCCTGGAAGCCGCTGATGCCCCAAAAGTTCCTGCAAGGAGAGGCCGTGCCACATCGGCTGACAAAGTGCGGCGCTGCCTAAGGTCAGATAATATTGAGAACACGCTGTCCGAGACGGAAGATGCACCTACATTCCCATCAGGCGAAGTCAAGAATGAAGTTGGTAGTTCGGAGGTTGAGTCACTGCAGATTGGAGGTGAAGCACAGCACCAtgatgaagaacggctgaggctCTCGTTTGACAGCAGTACATCCAAAGAGAGCACTGAATCATCTGCTGCTCCGGCTACAAGCCTCGCTGGTGGACATGGTACAGACAACACCCTACCTGAAGAGAAGCTTGGTGATTTCTGCATGGATCCATACAAAGAGGAACCGAAAAAGAGGAGAGGTCGAAAGAAGAAGAGCTCTGGTGAGCATCATCCAGGTCGCGTATCACCTGTTCTTGACAAAACATCTGATCTGAGAAGTGAAGAGCACGATTTCAAAGATACAGATAAGCAGAAAGAACAACGACCACTCTTCATTTGCACGCGACAAGGCACAGCAGTGCATGAACACAAGTTGACGAAAGGCAGCACAGCCAGTGCCTATGACGTGTACGAGTTCAAGGATTCTGAAGATGAAGAGGACACCCAGTTCGGGGGTACTGATTGGCAAGTGGCACCCGAGAAGCACCTCGAGAGGCACATAGAGGCCACCCCAAAGACTGCCGACCACGCCATCCATGATGAAAGCAAGACGCACGAGTTGAGACCCGCCGAGTGTCCAGCCTTCGAAGGCAAGCTCCAAGAGTCTAATGCTCACGATGCCAGGCTACACGAGACCAAGACTCATGAGCTGAGATCTCATGATGCCAGTAGAATGCACGACATCAAGAGCCATGATGGCAAGGTTCATGACAGCAAGACCAACGAGACTGTCAAGACTTATGACACCAAGGCCCATGATGCCAAAGCAAGCGACGCCAAGACCAATGAGGTCAAGGTATACGAGGTCAAGGCACACGAGGTCAAAGCTCACGAGTCACAGCATGAGAAGCGGCACGACGAGAGCAAGCACAAGGCCTTCCATCATGAAGACAAGGAGGCTAGCACCAAGGAGTATGTCACCGAGCTGAGTCAGCATGGCAAGATCTCTATCACTATCCGTCTGCACCAGAAGGACGGCCATGATGGCAGCTCATCCAGCACAGCTGAAGTGGTTAAGACATCAGAAGCAGTCGCTGGGGACGACACTCGGCAGGAGAAGGTGCCACCCGCCAAGCAAGAACCATCCGATGCACATCAGATCAAGACCAGGAAGTCAGCTCGGCTCATGTCGCAGGCCAATAAGACCACCATTGATGAGACCATTGAAGATGTAGTCAAAGGTAAGGCTCTTTATGCTTACTTACTGCAGGCTCTTTTCATGCCCCTGTCATGACGCTTCATATTGTAAAGAGCTGTTTTAGTAAATCAGTAAGGACTGAGCAAAGTGCTCACTGTATTCGGAGCTTTTCTGCAAATGGGACTCACTGAAAACCCCTATTTCAATCCACAACCGTGTTTATGAACACTGCAGAAGCATTCATCAAAAACATTCAGTTGAGGCAGCAGCTAGTTAAGCAGGCTTGCCAAAAAATTGTAACATATTATATAGCGAGCTCAGTGACACAACTTGTTAACTTTGGTAGTGATGACAGCTGAATGGAAACTTCGTCAGAAGACTGCCACATGTGCTGGGGTTTCTTGGTAGTTAATACCGTAAGCTTTTGTTTCAGGCCTGCTGATTGCTCCAGGAGTCATTTTTGTTGTTACTGCTATGTGTAAAATTTTACTATATTAGAATTCCAGTAATGGGGTCTGCTGTTATTAGGCTTTGCTTGCCTAGGTGTTCTCAATAGTCAAAAGCTTTTCCTGGTATCATACTTACCCAAACTAAGCAACAAGCAAAATTTGTTATCAGCAGGCTTGACTGTGTGTGCAAGCGCGTGAGTCACAGTTACATTTATCTAGTATAATAGTGCTGCAGCCACTGTCAAAACTTTTTGAGCTGGCATAAGGTACAGATGAGTAAGGCTGGTCGTACATTTGCTGAACCTCACAGGACACTTCAAGGCACCTGAAGATGAAGGTGACTTGCACTCTGAAGGGCCAATGACCCGAGCTGCTCGAAGAACCAGGTCAAGTAGGCGGAACGAGGAAGTGTCATCAAAGGTCGAGCCAGAGGGCGCCGCTGAAGTCACAAAAACCAAGAATGAAACCCCAGTGCTTGTTATTGCAGACAACAAGGTCAAGGATAACATTGAGGAGAACAAACCTGTTGCACCTGTTTCTGCTATAGTTcttccaccaccaccagcaccaccaccaccagcagtaGAAACATTGAGTTCAGTAACAGATGCAGAGCACACTAGCAAGCCAGAATCCAAGATGTCTCTGCGGTCCTTCAGGTTCACACGATCTGCTGCAAAGGCAGAAATGTCAAAGGACACAGGAGTGAAGGAAGAACCTACCCATGAAGTTGAACCCTCCAAAGAAGACCTGTCCTTGCAGCAACAGTCTCGGCCAGAAGCAACTCAAGCAGAAGCCTTGCAGGCAACGCTTACTCCACCACCGACGAGGCCTGAACAAGTGGCTGTCAAGGATGAGCAGAAAACAAAAGCCTCTGCAGGACTGTGTGAAACTGAAGACAGTGACTCACGACAGAGCCCAACAGAGCTCATTGACCCTGTCACTGGCTTCCTGACACCTGTAAATAAAAATGGAGAACCCTCAGTAGCGGCGGGGGCAGCAGTCCCAGCAGCAGCAT is a window from the Dermacentor variabilis isolate Ectoservices chromosome 3, ASM5094787v1, whole genome shotgun sequence genome containing:
- the spen gene encoding spen family transcriptional repressor split ends isoform X1, yielding MVRETRHLWVGNLPDNIREERIREHFKRYGKVQSVKIRRDADGVCATVSFIDLRSAAKAHVAENKLDDRLLKTEYYEPAAATLFSHDDGAAGASSSSASAAAASRVAPSALVAPGGTVGAGGGGSALVGPGCPPSAAVAPPGAPYAPQGPARNPRFVDERGYYYDRTGDRDPYVRRTTGYHDEDSYQSRGRSRDRYARSAASNASAYQDGTDRCQASSILPGQYGSGSHFRSHGVSPRQPAPLPQSSHFDPQGGYGLSPAGEPYPDEKDSGSPSAARGGLASRRGSAVSSTVTSPPQQPQLQSQTQQRCHNKHGSRSQSRSRSSSRSSSCSRLGSSSSKIRSSSSDSSCRSLSPNKSPTHHSSSSTKASRGERPASAVTAPSSSSFLQSTISTPNTSSTNANNGSSSSGNCLQNNNSLDGSTLGDREDKRPLGICVRNLPVRSTDTSLKDGLFHEYKKHGKVTVVKVIGQGTERYAVVCFKKPEDVEKALEVSKDKLFFGCKIEVTSHEGLDGEDNEFRPLEAELDEYHPKATRTLFIGNLEKDITTTELRKHFDQFGDIIEIDIKKQGSASSYAFIQYADIASVVKAMRKLDGENLGANRIKLGFGKSMPTMCVWLDGVTDLVSDKFLSRTFGRYGPVSFAAIDRERGHALVYFDSLECAQHAVAEMRGRVLGGKKLQVRLLHTVPMFLEANLKVDFASRECQTAFFDKIEMSGQVLQGERPWERRDRRQEFDVIRDERFPRDSRGVTFDGRGYSRYEAQQRSAGRGPFRGLQRGGTYNSRGRGQPFQGRYDSGVYHDEFGERRHRFPDKEDGLEDITPYDERAERLKHIDGVLGTADWAPRKTSSSIKKHRNSTSDQESHHSQSPPQSRHHSRSPPPSVKGSKKGSSKERPSQRHRLSPGRSSSRSPVVRDVALDSDDMLVDVRDIRRRSLDSTLKSDSKELPLASVCSKLEAFQDSGAERIRSSSSSSSRMRRDEDVNSTSDSPSQLERKRRLLGLKESSSGSRPEDSRSDTDCAEGDEELSVRSDSKYLSKQVQDILSSSDGECSPCTDGAARKKGKGLPTDTCAVASRSRPAKDIPSVVSKRLPTNCRTAGSFEAKFSVEVPSVRVGELLQSSRKQVDPRRQLDHNKVSSTVSSYLRAKKVHSDKLDLCVGGDRSKMCDPSLVSSTDSEMGSQDASLLAHLAHRHGEEGIDEVSSSSDNPQPPVRTRPFRESSPLSLPLPKFAAALRSPKASPCVAASPMANSQSPHGNCSPLSALNTKNGPVFPEALARPEKPVEEKPAEVIPPESVPEALSPSPSPKGLKGPSDSKLPESSSDSESSLPSPNRPSFDEQIRALDERYNALTGPTRTFTGPSMAGCTVETPAPVTIDYNKYNIKKRPRFPALSQEFRTEPSEIMKTLLAKTTILDQDSKRLEHINEKYEPKDVKLDLCSSSAKPLFRTKAAAKEFSTPLSLPSLGFSSCAPATSTALPQGASSPSFTHASTAAPGASPSQTVPNCPSQCTTSQTLAAPAPLAAPEPHPKHVPLMVATPYNDVPPTRTVPPSILRRDSSPPCAVKQEPFQSPPRNPTPLSPPAAVVVKKEVMSPRASSLLRRDSSPPVVVKQEPFQSPPRTPAPPLPLAVKKEPGLENIPTRKDSRNRETCTVKLEPAAVKEVSVKKEAHKDSSTKKESRKEYQSSSSKNILREHHATSDASCNSVSHKERRDSHSHDSSDLPAPLPLAAVKQRVSSIDSNESDSAKSSRSSDAYLEVPPEATWNRSEDERRSIEPEAKRPKLSHSSRERDSFDKSHSSSKSSSSHSKKSEKRLEKSSSSSSSSFKSERTEKSHSSHSSKNESGDKQDMKSSSESKRDSSKSKEDKKSSKSRDSREKSRDRPKEKESSKEKGQDSKHGSSSGSHTRTSSSSSKQRKEHGSDRSEKDKSRSEKRTSSTSEQSRDSKSKSKSKSESHSASAPQASDFCFLDDEPVYFSMYDKVKARSSQNQTLKDQANMETMRQKFSRLKQSRAKKGKSADMDSDRDSDLSSHHSSDSETKSRVPSHKSKQLTKKRKLVIESSSDENEQSFAMRLLHNKNDDSSDFCSDSEMESYKEAFNKCEERKVDISDVETSDSDEPSHIMAASRKQKRKQRHSSEKSTKSRHGKSDIESSDADISRSLKRKELKKKAMRKPSILKSDAEGSDDECHPKTDEGKSVKQRLSRQEDIRDKSDISHTKETVSHRSRSSSKSKRPSKDTDESKHEEDSELSRQRHSSKKRKKSKKSSKLKEKKSTEKSSSSSLAAPSQKRSDTHWDVGEMLDESSVSSKYIGSPKQTLNSPPVLQPSIFSDVEMKSELSDYDFEASSKPTEKLKDRNPEASWDSKHNVAVEFSPVKEIKQEREEAASAKRESDSELDKIVDALTEAVEPRGPAVQEFPATDKKEEYEMDRLPYDDVTCDVPSTRHLSEDDDKESSSRQDDGKSKEHRKKKKQSKEKKRKHKEDVVLQSSPVREPIEEPAPAFPAALDEDSKLTEDIRLDEDIAEEARRLEEELLAQSEETSTFGDGDNVLRREEKPLQAERHFEEEAAKETKRLEEELFSSGRDSWHMKDEKVYDDVAPQKEPKTDVLDVSSAKDSSYSSLVATEELPSRHSESPHYLSHDVPEQFKIDDKEQNTYELDSPRKMEDDLAVYALLQEMGNDGISAPELPKEPDYLDPMVQHHQQQHEESMSFLLPDESSSSLQIDTSMPDLTQEESRESGGALEFTDALQSLQQPQQQPQPPQQQQQLQHQQEQPQSEQHEALLEKTAEGPIEESSTCENAEEEPVKDVTSEPPLLIDAKEPEPSMVPPKELPDLTRAALQPEGHTTSTEESDIAGTTAAKPEKQRLKRKRRRSSRAESASQRLLSDTDEEHQFVGDKRYEQPEESLPADPYQPVKEEPRPSLTESTLLPSTEESVEEKPADVTKAPAEMLNDEPSTLPQHKALQVTKEEELNDAQTALASDVAAEPKEKAEDMEMVEENNEDTADSRPSSIHQAEVPIENDSSKDQEMFDDMSHRAPILDIIETLSSPVGTGDAQEGEQDEVVHQEADSSGEQLDNTLSAEETPAHSTEPTVAGTEGVKRKTGSRKGRKTKSRRASVPRLEAADAPKVPARRGRATSADKVRRCLRSDNIENTLSETEDAPTFPSGEVKNEVGSSEVESLQIGGEAQHHDEERLRLSFDSSTSKESTESSAAPATSLAGGHGTDNTLPEEKLGDFCMDPYKEEPKKRRGRKKKSSGEHHPGRVSPVLDKTSDLRSEEHDFKDTDKQKEQRPLFICTRQGTAVHEHKLTKGSTASAYDVYEFKDSEDEEDTQFGGTDWQVAPEKHLERHIEATPKTADHAIHDESKTHELRPAECPAFEGKLQESNAHDARLHETKTHELRSHDASRMHDIKSHDGKVHDSKTNETVKTYDTKAHDAKASDAKTNEVKVYEVKAHEVKAHESQHEKRHDESKHKAFHHEDKEASTKEYVTELSQHGKISITIRLHQKDGHDGSSSSTAEVVKTSEAVAGDDTRQEKVPPAKQEPSDAHQIKTRKSARLMSQANKTTIDETIEDVVKGHFKAPEDEGDLHSEGPMTRAARRTRSSRRNEEVSSKVEPEGAAEVTKTKNETPVLVIADNKVKDNIEENKPVAPVSAIVLPPPPAPPPPAVETLSSVTDAEHTSKPESKMSLRSFRFTRSAAKAEMSKDTGVKEEPTHEVEPSKEDLSLQQQSRPEATQAEALQATLTPPPTRPEQVAVKDEQKTKASAGLCETEDSDSRQSPTELIDPVTGFLTPVNKNGEPSVAAGAAVPAAASDSEALSRIVKPQSQQTASNVVESKPAPASSSVEASTPSWTIPPQSNAVGDTKAQLKEAKPPLELIQRPPVLAHAGAAKSHGILQGPVIHGRPAPQAVVTTMLPSELQKVSAAHMRPEAAVSKPSEMPVGPAVAAIKIPEQQAPSSMPISTSVPTGAMPAHFVGAKGLSLPPVGQPPVSLGQPPAVSLGQPSVSLGQPPVSLGQPSVSVGQPPVSVGQTPVSLCQPPVSLGQPSMSLGQPSLGVWVGARPPIGPQYPPSFTSLAGQQHLARGVHSSVVRTPSLPQQEAATKMPGPAHAMVGGPNSAQVHCNQPKMEGPPTQLPVAQQTHHHPQQHIQPHQSHPQQHSQLHVPSPHQQLLQQQQQHQVPQQQASQHKVSQHHHQALQPPQQQHQHQQQQQQQGPGLHPPHHPGEIKGVPVSVAQHLQSPPQQPHVVATSHIKAEGFAMPSQAVGRVGPASRTPPAPVPRQLTLVEGVVPSRSQGLPQQQGPAIMTQAPTKIHEPRTPVGSKGTMSGMQHAAKQAGGFLQPPFGGYEPSGMPGSSHAATGGSAGVTPPGGGVIAELLQNPHLMQQHKNYQLAVAASQYMGGGPLGRPGASLHVGGPGQSATPPQELLHLRPSPGQQLLVAGHLGMHTPDLSAYMHHQQMLYAAAQHPHYALPPEAQGLRFAYPPGGFRAPPEPRDGVTKESRPPPPLKGSDAEPTLAEGAPKDVPSKELLRPPFPPLRQTSPRVASSPQERVTDSPAVASPYGLRGAGHLGPTDKGPSSDEPPKPPAAHQGFHEPTGGLGGSPPFLHSPGGALALKKEADVAKKGVPFERRQTGLEAPLHHGPPPAHALAPPPAAPRSQPQTPPHASQVPPQGDSFLLQRYPVMWQGLLALKNDQAAVQMHFVSGNSRIAVASLPPMTDGCTPPVRIAQRMRLEQTQLEGVARKMQMLDEHCILLALPCGRDHMDVLQQSNNLRNGFINYLQLKQAAGIVNAAAPGSQQPAYVIHIFPSCEFSNENLARIAPDLLHSVSDIAHLLVIIATV